A part of Bufo bufo chromosome 7, aBufBuf1.1, whole genome shotgun sequence genomic DNA contains:
- the INSIG2 gene encoding insulin-induced gene 2 protein — translation MMGDRADVQGPGHRMTLLLRGLLLFLIGVFLALVLNLLQVQRNVTLFPPDVFSSLFSSAWWVPLCCGTAAAAIGLLYPCIDRHLGEPHKFKREWSSVMRCVAVFVGINHASAKVDFANNMQLSLTLAALSIGLWWTFDRSRSGLGLGIGIAFFATLVSQLLVYNGVYQYTAPDFLYVRSWLPCIFFAGGITMGNIGRQLEMYERKSMTEKTHHD, via the exons ATGATGGGTGACAGAGCGGATGTTCAGGGCCCCGGTCACAGGATGACCCTGCTGTTGCGTGGCCTCCTGCTCTTCCTCATCGGGGTCTTTCTGGCGTTAGTCCTGaatctgctgcaggtgcagaggaACGTCACCCTCTTCCCCCCTGACGTGTTTTCCAGCCTCTTCTCCTCCGCCTGGTGGGTGCCTCTCTGCTGTGGGACGgctgcag ctgccatcggCCTCCTGTATCCATGCATCGACCGACACCTGGGGGAGCCACACAAGTTCAAGAGAGAGTGGTCCAGCGTTATGCGCTGCGTAGCCGTATTCGTGGGTATAAACCACGCCAGCGCT AAGGTGGATTTCGCCAATAACATGCAGCTGTCCCTGACACTGGCCGCCCTGTCCATTGGGCTATGGTGGACGTTCGACCGATCTCGCAGTGGCCTGGGCCTGGGAATCGGCATTGCTTTCTTTGCCACACTGGTGTCGCAGCTGCTGGTTTATAATGGAGTGTACCA GTACACGGCCCCGGACTTCCTGTACGTGCGCTCCTGGCTGCCCTGTATATTTTTTGCTGGTGGGATCACTATGGGGAACATTGGACGTCAGCTGGAGATG TACGAGAGGAAATCAATGACGGAGAAGACGCACCACGACTGA